From a region of the Vanrija pseudolonga chromosome 2, complete sequence genome:
- the DDB_G0269096 gene encoding Transmembrane protein — protein sequence MAGWLRRRAAAPNELPMPVTAASVAEPKPQPPPPSSEGTLLTVERDLRTYLPPGVRRFLGYREQDPSKAGDDEDAELPAMPLPFPPFSWLAHIPLKYEIWLLSFLGSFVGIALVEIVNATGFADRGVPLIIASFGATAVLVYGTSESPLAQPRHVLGGHVVSAVLGVAVTKLFRHATAYHLTQTAEKGALEHLVWLNGALCMALSLLAMQITGTVHPPGGATALIAAVNEDAVNLSWRYIYLILISALLMTGWALIINNVGRRRYPAYWLHGKRIFVHTPEGDEERYEDDVQMGAETGSGFGFRDMERVLSRESQASRLRSVASPQPLETWAEDDGDGDGGEHDTSSRSHDSPDLEVVRTPSASPGRRGRSASTRRERTPMSPRLASMPPLTTRELSPGTK from the exons ATGGCGGGCTGgctccgacgccgcgctgcggcgcccaACGAGCTGCCTATGCCCGTGACAGCAGCtagcgtcgccgagcccaagccccagcccccgcccccgtcgtcggAGGGCACGCTGCTcaccgtcgagcgcgacctgcGCACATACCTCCCGCCGGGGGTACGCCGCTTCCTAGGCTATCGCGAGCAAGACCCCTCCAAGgcgggggacgacgaggacgccgagctgccggccatgccgctgccgttcCCGCCGTTCAGCTGGCTCGCGCACATCCCGCTCAAGTACGAGATCTGGCTGCTGTCCTTCCTCGGGTCGTTTGTCGGCATCGCGCTGGTCGAAATCGTCAACGCGACTGGGTTTgccgaccgcggcgtgccCCTCATCATTGCGAGTTTCGGGGCcaccgccgtgctcgtctacggcacgagcgagagcccgctcgcgcagccgcgCCATGTCCTCGGTGGCCATGTCGTTTctgccgtgctcggcgtcgcggtcaCCAAGCTTTTCCGGCATGCTACCGCGTACCATCTTACGCAGacggccgagaagggcgcGTTGGAGCACCTCGTGTGGCTCAACGGCGCGCTGTGCATGGCCCTGTCGTTGCTCGCCATGCAGATTACCGGGACGGTGCACCCACC cggcggcgcgacggccctCATCGCCGCTGTCAACGAAGACGCGGTCAACCTGTCCTGGCGGTACATCTACCTCATCCTCATCTCGGCGCTGCTCATGACGGGCTGGGCGCTGATAATCAAC AATGTCGGACGGCGCCGCTACCCCGCCTACTGGCTGCATGGCAAACGGATATTCGTGCACacgcccgagggcgacgaaGAGCGgtacgaggacgacgtgcaGATGGGCGCCGAGACCGGCTCCGGGTTCGGGTTTAGGGACATGGAGCGCGTGCTCTCGCGCGAGAGCCAGGCGTCGAGGTtgcgcagcgtcgcgagccCGCAGCCGCTGGAAACGTgggccgaggacgatggcgacggcgatggtggcGAGCACGATACTTCGAGCCGGTCACACGACAgccccgacctcgaggtcgtgcgcacgccgagcgcgtccccgggccggcgcggcagaAGCGCCAGTACGCGCCGTGAGCGCACGCCCATGTCCCCCAGATTGGCGAGCATGCCGCCGCTCACTACGCGCGAGTTGTCGCCGGGGACAAAGTAG